The sequence TTCTGTGGACACGCGGGTTTGAATGAGCAAGTACCCTGCCATTTCTATCCAGTATCACAATGTAACTCAGGAAGGGCATAGACGTGCTGCCTCCCATTGCCTTTACGGATTTATAAAGCTCCCAGATATTATCCTGTAAAATAGGCTCGATGCTCTGTTTAGAAAGGTTGGTCGCCATGATGATTCCCTTATCAATGAGCTCCTGCTCAAGTACCTTCGATTCCTGATAAAGGGCGATGGCACTTGTGAGAAATATCACAAAGAGGGTCCCACTGCCGATAGTAAGTATTAGTTTCTGTCTGATTGTTAAAAAACGGAATGTTTTCAGGAGACCCATAACTTTATCTCTTAACTGGCTGTTGGTGATTAAGGGTATTCATATAATGGTACATTCTCCTTACGATGTCAAAAAGCGAATCATCACCTTTGACAAATCCATCTAATAGCATATCTTTTAAGATATTTTTGCCTGCAGGGTCTTTATCCATATCAAGAAAAACAGACCTTAGTTTTCTCTTTAAATCTGCTGGAAGGTTTTGACGCACCACTACCGGTGTGAAACCAAAAGGAGGAGAAATCTCTATGACCTTAGTTTTACTGGTCAATTCAGGATGCAGGATATGCATCAGGTCATATACATAACTATCAACACTGGCGCCATCAACAAAACCATCCCCCACCGCTTCTATAGAAGCACTATGGCTATAAGTATGCACCCACTTCCTGAAATACTCATTAGGGGAATAACCTGCCCTTGCCAGTCTGTAGCGTGGGAAAAGATAGCCTGAATTAGAAAGTGGATCCGGGTATGCATAAAGTTTTCCCCTTAAATCCTCTATGGACTTAGCGG comes from Nitrospirota bacterium and encodes:
- the phnD gene encoding phosphate/phosphite/phosphonate ABC transporter substrate-binding protein, with amino-acid sequence IGEKIKMPINIVQRKTYQEINDLIEQGRVDIAFVCTLPYIIGKEKFGMELLAVPKTRGKPYYYSYVVVPKDSPAKSIEDLRGKLYAYPDPLSNSGYLFPRYRLARAGYSPNEYFRKWVHTYSHSASIEAVGDGFVDGASVDSYVYDLMHILHPELTSKTKVIEISPPFGFTPVVVRQNLPADLKRKLRSVFLDMDKDPAGKNILKDMLLDGFVKGDDSLFDIVRRMYHYMNTLNHQQPVKR